Proteins from a single region of Schistocerca gregaria isolate iqSchGreg1 chromosome 3, iqSchGreg1.2, whole genome shotgun sequence:
- the LOC126355776 gene encoding cuticle protein 63-like: MKTLIILSVVLAVAVAKPGYLGAGLLGAGLAAPAIAAPAAIAAPAAIAAPVAIAAPAAIAAAPAYAVGPPALIGGIAPSIAALGPAVAGAPGALAAAAHLQAKAALLG, from the coding sequence ATCATCCTGAGCGTGGTGCTGGCCGTGGCTGTGGCGAAGCCCGGTTACCTGGGGGCTGGACTGCTGGGTGCTGGTCTGGCGGCCCCGGCCATCGCCGCCCCCGCTGccatcgccgcccccgccgccatcgCCGCCCCAGTCGctatcgccgcccccgccgccatcgccgccgcccccgcctacgCAGTCGGTCCCCCCGCGCTGATCGGCGGCATCGCCCCCTCGATCGCCGCCCTCGGTCCAGCGGTGGCTGGAGCCCCTGGAGCCCTTGCTGCCGCCGCCCACTTGCAGGCCAAGGCTGCCCTTCTTGGCTGA